One Ostrea edulis chromosome 2, xbOstEdul1.1, whole genome shotgun sequence genomic region harbors:
- the LOC125678732 gene encoding neuronal acetylcholine receptor subunit alpha-6-like yields the protein MKFMHFTSGYFICIFYSVYSYNVTDEDRLYRDLFNNYNKELRAGNDRDYPLNVSMQFYLLAIKEFVEASSKFTINGVFYTHWRDERLSWVPAKYNNITKTLVSQDKVWIPNIVNINPFKEVYGLGSNLVQVNVDNEGSCFWVTMQSFEVVCDADVTYYPFDKQFCALRFVAYTVGVDWLNIYFPNSKVTLTSYEESGLWEVEDTTNYSHTEEGTTFVVVGLHLKRRSTYYIASLLLPMTVVAILQAFVFLLPNDAGERVGFSVTVLLASVVFLTIIQGKLPEASEPNISVLGFLLFGYVILGALVTLCVILSANIHSFKEDTCMPKWLKILCCLKTIDAKGPFSTNIVMNVEPQKEAKEKECRSWSWKDVAKRFDMFCFISSLFLYVLQIIIYFGLAT from the coding sequence ATGAAGTTCATGCATTTCACATCAGGTTACTTCATTTGTATTTTCTATTCTGTGTACTCCTACAATGTTACTGACGAGGACCGTCTATATAGGGACttattcaacaactacaataaAGAACTTCGTGCTGGAAATGACAGGGACTACCCACTGAACGTGTCGATGCAATTCTATCTACTTGCAATAAAAGAATTTGTGGAAGCGAGTAGCAAATTCACGATAAATGGCGTGTTTTACACCCATTGGCGGGATGAGAGGTTATCTTGGGTTCCAGCCAAGTACAACAATATTACAAAAACATTAGTATCTCAGGATAAAGTATGGATACCAAATATAGTGAACATAAACCCTTTCAAAGAGGTATACGGACTAGGAAGTAATCTCGTCCAGGTAAATGTGGATAATGAGGGATCCTGTTTTTGGGTGACCATGCAGTCTTTTGAAGTTGTCTGTGACGCAGACGTAACGTACTATCCATTTGATAAGCAGTTTTGCGCACTTAGATTCGTTGCTTATACTGTCGGAGTAGACTGGCTAAATATATATTTCCCAAATTCTAAAGTCACTCTAACGAGTTATGAAGAAAGTGGGTTATGGGAAGTCGAAGACACGACCAACTATTCTCATACAGAAGAAGGTACCACATTTGTAGTGGTCGGGCTACACCTAAAACGGAGGTCTACTTATTATATAGCGAGTCTCTTACTTCCTATGACAGTCGTGGCCATTTTGCAGGCATTCGTTTTCCTTCTTCCCAATGATGCCGGTGAGAGGGTCGGGTTTTCCGTGACTGTTCTTCTCGCAAGCGTGGTTTTCCTGACCATCATTCAGGGGAAACTTCCCGAGGCGTCCGAACCAAATATTTCTGTTCTCGGATTTCTTTTGTTTGGATATGTGATTTTAGGAGCACTTGTTACTCTGTGTGTGATTCTCAGTGCAAATATCCACTCGTTTAAGGAGGACACCTGTATGCCGAAATGGTTAAAAATTTTATGTTGCTTAAAAACAATCGATGCGAAAGGTCCATTTTCAACTAATATTGTGATGAATGTTGAACCACAGAAGGAGGCAAAGGAAAAAGAATGTCGATCGTGGTCTTGGAAGGATGTAGCCAAACGATTTGACATGTTTTGCTTTATTTCCTCATTGTTTCTGTATGTACTTCAAATAATCATTTACTTTGGATTAGCAACTTGA